CAATAATACGAACGAAGGTAAATAAGATAATTTTAATAATATTATTTAAAGTTTAACCTTATAATCACCAATTAATTAGTTGAGCTTAAGTTCCTGATTACCTAACTAAGCATGGCTTGATTTGCTTGATTTAAACAGGCAAACTTTGCTACTGTTTTTCAAAAGCATTTTTAAATTGACGTAAACAAAGGGTGCAGCAAATTTAACTACACCCCAAAAAACTTAAATTTCAATCACGGATTGAACAACGCTAAATTACTGCTTTGGTAAAATTAACTTTTAAAAAGCTGGCGACTGTATCTTTGTATTCTAGATAACTGTATTGTCAGCAATAGTTGCATTCTTTAAAACGACAATAATACCGCTACGAATATAGAAGCCGTCGTCCTCTCTTTGAGATTCTTCAACCCGGTCTTTGTTCAAAATTTGAACATGGCGACCAATACGAGCATTTTTATCTACAATGGCATGACGAATTGTTGAACCTTCGCCGATTCCTACAGGAACTACTTCATTTTGCCAGCCCGAATTTCTTTCAGCAAAAGGCTCATAAAAATCAGCACCCATAATCAAACTATCTTCAATAGTGCAATCAGCCTCGATCCGAGTTCTTATGCCAATTACAGAATGATTAATATGACAATTTTTGAGGATACATCCTTCACCAATCATCGATTCGCTTACTTGACAATCTAGCAGTTTTGTTGGTGGTAAATAGCGCGATCGGGTGTAAATTGGAGCTTTTTCATCATAGAAGCTAAAATCAGGATGAGGCTGCTTGGTAAGAGCCAAATTTGCTTCATAAAATGATTCAATCGTCCCAATATCTTCCCAATAGCCTTTAAATAAGTAAGCTTGAAGATTATGATCTTTTGCTGCCCCTGGGATAATTTCGTTACCAAAGTCAGTTTGGTTAGAATTATTTTCTAATAAGTCAATCAAAACCTTTTTCTTAAAGACATAAATCCCCATAGAAGCTATGTATGGACTTTGTTTGGCTTTATCTGAGGTTAGACCTAATACGGTAGTGTCTACCTGCATTTTTTTTAAATCTTCTCCCTTGGGTTTTTCGGCAAAGTCGATAATTCTGCCTTGGTCATCTATTTTCATTAACCCAAAGCTAGAAGCTCTTTTGTCGTCAATCGGCACTACTGATAAGGTAATGTCCGCATTGGTTTGCC
This sequence is a window from Coleofasciculaceae cyanobacterium. Protein-coding genes within it:
- a CDS encoding glucose-1-phosphate adenylyltransferase, which produces MKRVLGIILGGGAGTRLYPLTKLRAKPAVPLASKYRLIDIPVSNCINSEILKIYVLTQFNSASLNRHLNRSYNFSGFREGFVEVLSAQQTKDNSGWFQGTADAVRQYIKSIKEWDVDEIIILSGDHLYRMDYSQFIQHHRQTNADITLSVVPIDDKRASSFGLMKIDDQGRIIDFAEKPKGEDLKKMQVDTTVLGLTSDKAKQSPYIASMGIYVFKKKVLIDLLENNSNQTDFGNEIIPGAAKDHNLQAYLFKGYWEDIGTIESFYEANLALTKQPHPDFSFYDEKAPIYTRSRYLPPTKLLDCQVSESMIGEGCILKNCHINHSVIGIRTRIEADCTIEDSLIMGADFYEPFAERNSGWQNEVVPVGIGEGSTIRHAIVDKNARIGRHVQILNKDRVEESQREDDGFYIRSGIIVVLKNATIADNTVI